One stretch of Eupeodes corollae chromosome 2, idEupCoro1.1, whole genome shotgun sequence DNA includes these proteins:
- the LOC129948518 gene encoding uncharacterized protein LOC129948518 gives MFLVQKSDGSFRPIFDLRGLNSYIKTKHFQLISHAVVPEFLQKHDWMVKIDLSQAYFHVPISVSHRCFLRLVYNEEILEMTALPFGLSPSPQIFAALTNWIAEILRKRGIRVLVYLDDFLVAHQDKKKLISQTAEVVNTLELLGWWINYQKAVLNPMQKLEYLGVTWDTMVSTISLSKKKKEKILHSIEIFLTKQLHSQKQVQKLLGQLNFATFVVPRGRLYCRQLQIFCRRFNRKPLKKQRAPPQVVVDLRWWRGAIHMKSDLHPKPYTNFLTTDAADTGWGAQIDEKLLSGGWTKEQKKWHSNRKELYAVYAALSAEKHHLRNADILVQSDNRTLVAYIRKEGGTHSLSLLALTRKLLILADRLKIRLSAQYLPGRYNCIADNLSRGQRPPEWHLLSPATNKIFNLWGTPDVDLFASAETTVVNSYVSLDCKDRLALFSNAFSHQWDFRLGWIFPPPNLMPRVLDHWNLAKGRYIIVAPVWEKTFWMADLKSRALANPMEIENLQKVLVDVSTNLPPAQVDRLALQAWLVGGGAN, from the coding sequence ATGTTTCTTGTTCAAAAAAGCGACGGAAGTTTTCGTCCCATTTTCGACCTTCGAGGTCTGAATTCTTATATAAAGACAAAGCATTTTCAACTAATTTCCCATGCAGTAGTCCCAGAGTTTCTCCAGAAACACGACTGgatggtaaaaatcgatttatcTCAAGCATACTTCCATGTTCCTATATCAGTGAGCCATCGTTGTTTTCTAAGGCTAGTTTACAACGAAGAGATACTGGAAATGACTGCTCTACCATTCGGCCTTTCTCCATCTCCTCAAATATTTGCCGCTTTAACGAATTGGATCGCGGAGATCCTTCGAAAGCGTGGCATTCGCGTTTTAGTCTATCTAGACGACTTTTTGGTTGCCCATCAGGAcaagaagaaattaatttcaCAAACCGCGGAGGTTGTGAATACTTTGGAACTCTTGGGATGGTGGATAAACTACCAAAAAGCGGTACTAAATCCAATGCAGAAACTCGAGTATCTGGGAGTAACATGGGATACCATGGTCAGTACAATTTCTctctcaaaaaagaaaaaagaaaagatattgcATTCAATAGAAATCTTTTTGACCAAACAGCTCCACAGCCAGAAACAAGTCCAAAAATTGTTAGGCCAATTGAATTTCGCAACGTTTGTAGTTCCAAGAGGTCGCCTGTACTGTCGTcaattgcaaatattttgtcGCCGCTTCAATCGAAAGCCATTAAAGAAACAAAGAGCTCCACCACAAGTAGTTGTCGACTTAAGATGGTGGCGCGGAGCCATTCACATGAAGTCAGACTTGCATCCAAAGCCGTACACCAATTTCTTGACAACGGATGCAGCGGACACAGGTTGGGGAGCGCAGATAGACGAAAAACTGTTGTCGGGCGGCTGGACCAAGGAACAAAAAAAGTGGCATTCAAACCGAAAAGAATTGTATGCGGTTTATGCGGCTCTGAGCGCAGAAAAACATCATCTGAGGAATGCCGACATTCTTGTTCAGTCAGACAACAGAACATTGGTAGCATACATTCGAAAAGAAGGAGGAACACACTCTTTAAGTCTACTGGCACTAACACGAAAATTATTGATTCTGGCAGACCGTTTGAAGATTCGTCTGTCAGCACAATACCTTCCGGGGAGGTACAATTGCATTGCGGACAATCTGTCTCGGGGACAGCGTCCGCCAGAGTGGCACCTGTTGTCTCcggcaacaaacaaaattttcaatctttGGGGTACTCCAGACGTCGATTTGTTCGCGTCTGCAGAAACAACCGTCGTCAACAGCTACGTCTCATTAGACTGCAAAGATCGATTAGCTCTCTTCTCAAACGCCTTCAGCCATCAGTGGGACTTTCGACTGGGTTGGATATTTCCACCGCCCAATTTAATGCCAAGGGTATTAGACCACTGGAATTTGGCAAAAGGGCGCTACATTATAGTGGCACCAGTTTGGGAGAAAACGTTTTGGATGGCCGATTTGAAGTCACGAGCCCTAGCAAATCCAATGGAAatagaaaatctacaaaaagttttAGTGGATGTGTCAACCAACCTTCCACCAGCTCAAGTAGACCGTTTAGCCCTTCAGGCTTGGTTAGTTGGAGGTGGGGCAAACTAA